The Bacillota bacterium genome includes a region encoding these proteins:
- a CDS encoding macro domain-containing protein — translation MPNYNPENTRESERLLSMAHLDALFYAAEHECASIAFPLVSSESSGYPREEALRVANIAIRDHLLFNDMKVYLVIPNKEDFAVSERLQGEVGSYIESYYVREGKARPREHLHYPMMVLTQAESMPSSFNDVIDRLDEPFSVTLLRLIDDRDMTDVDVIIEDFITRSRYDIFVINQILFQYDQPLLGG, via the coding sequence ATGCCGAACTACAACCCAGAGAACACCAGAGAGAGCGAGAGGCTCCTTAGCATGGCGCATTTAGACGCACTTTTTTATGCTGCCGAGCATGAATGCGCGAGCATTGCCTTTCCGCTGGTTTCTAGCGAGAGCTCTGGCTACCCGCGAGAGGAAGCCTTGCGCGTGGCGAACATAGCCATACGTGACCACCTCCTTTTCAACGACATGAAGGTGTACTTGGTCATTCCTAACAAAGAAGATTTTGCAGTTAGTGAGCGTTTGCAAGGTGAAGTCGGCAGCTACATAGAGAGCTACTATGTCAGGGAGGGCAAAGCTCGGCCACGAGAGCATCTCCATTATCCCATGATGGTCCTCACGCAGGCGGAGTCGATGCCGTCTAGCTTTAACGATGTGATTGACAGGCTCGATGAGCCTTTTTCGGTTACTTTGCTACGGTTAATTGATGATAGGGATATGACCGATGTAGATGTGATAATTGAGGACTTCATCACGCGCAGCCGCTACGATATCTTTGTCATTAACCAGATTTTATTTCAATACGACCAGCCGCTGCTAGGTGGGTAA
- a CDS encoding pirin family protein, with protein MERKISQQTKGYRAKDGAGVSLVRVLGNQTVQEYDPILMLDSFDSINPDDYTAGFPLHPHRGIETISYVYRGFMTHKDSLGNEDTIGNGEVQWMTAGSGIMHEERLPASERMLGVQLWLNLPSKDKMVSPAYRSIKNSEIEEVEFDWGKLRLLAGAFEGRQGYLSKYLPLDYYDLHVHAKASVVVNTDRERSVMLFTLLGDAYIGDELVREKTAVKLAPGDFVKIGGTDKSAQVLFVSSTMLAEPVVWGGPIVMNTKEELAKAFDDLRRGVFLQDKISY; from the coding sequence ATGGAAAGAAAAATCAGTCAGCAGACTAAAGGATATAGAGCTAAGGATGGAGCCGGAGTGAGTCTAGTTAGAGTATTGGGCAATCAAACGGTACAGGAATACGATCCGATTTTGATGCTTGACTCTTTTGATAGTATTAATCCAGATGACTACACTGCGGGCTTCCCCCTGCATCCACATCGCGGTATCGAAACGATTAGCTACGTATATCGGGGATTTATGACCCATAAGGATAGTCTTGGCAATGAGGATACGATAGGCAATGGCGAAGTTCAGTGGATGACAGCGGGTTCTGGCATTATGCATGAAGAAAGGTTGCCCGCGTCAGAAAGGATGCTGGGTGTGCAACTCTGGCTTAATCTCCCATCCAAGGACAAAATGGTTTCGCCTGCTTATCGGAGCATCAAGAACTCAGAAATTGAGGAAGTGGAGTTTGACTGGGGCAAGCTTCGACTGCTGGCGGGAGCATTTGAGGGCAGGCAAGGGTATCTAAGCAAGTATCTGCCCCTAGACTACTATGATTTGCATGTCCATGCAAAGGCCTCGGTTGTCGTGAACACTGATAGAGAGCGTTCTGTAATGTTGTTTACCCTCTTAGGGGACGCCTACATAGGCGACGAACTGGTAAGAGAAAAGACGGCGGTTAAGCTTGCTCCTGGAGATTTTGTTAAAATTGGCGGAACAGATAAAAGTGCTCAGGTGCTATTTGTAAGTTCGACTATGCTAGCAGAGCCGGTGGTGTGGGGCGGCCCTATCGTTATGAACACGAAGGAGGAATTAGCGAAGGCTTTTGACGATTTGCGACGAGGTGTATTTTTGCAGGATAAGATTTCATATTGA
- a CDS encoding 6-carboxytetrahydropterin synthase, translated as MDWPREAKHLHGHSGLLTIELEDTVDPVTGFAHSCKDAVKKAWEVCDHFHHATLFQEGDPLLEAVLAVYKKEGIHNDPENCIPLKKIDHPLAWSYPEYRIVVTKKVSTCENLIELFYELLKDKMPIKKITFRSSSMNAASKEFK; from the coding sequence ATGGACTGGCCAAGAGAAGCGAAGCATCTTCATGGGCATTCCGGCCTTTTGACCATTGAGCTTGAAGACACTGTTGATCCGGTAACAGGGTTCGCCCACTCCTGCAAAGACGCAGTCAAAAAAGCCTGGGAAGTCTGTGACCATTTCCACCACGCCACATTGTTCCAAGAGGGCGACCCTCTCCTTGAAGCGGTGCTCGCTGTGTACAAAAAAGAGGGCATTCATAATGACCCCGAAAACTGTATCCCGTTGAAAAAGATCGATCACCCGCTAGCCTGGTCATATCCAGAATACAGGATAGTAGTAACTAAGAAGGTTTCTACTTGCGAGAACCTTATCGAGCTTTTCTACGAACTTCTGAAAGACAAGATGCCGATCAAGAAAATCACCTTCCGCTCATCTTCAATGAATGCAGCATCCAAAGAGTTTAAGTAA
- a CDS encoding transcriptional repressor translates to MKPSFEELKKEISRQGINLSHQRVKILEHLHQNQCHPTADQIYRELKKVIPTLSRSTVYSSLRTLAGAGLVRVLSINDNEVRYDIIVEDHGHFKCEACETIYNFRINVDMLVSEDLASFKIDDKNVYFKGICPRCLSNISKTN, encoded by the coding sequence TTGAAGCCATCATTTGAAGAATTAAAGAAAGAGATCAGCCGACAAGGGATAAATCTTTCCCACCAGCGTGTGAAGATACTAGAGCATCTTCATCAAAATCAATGCCACCCAACTGCTGACCAGATTTATAGAGAGCTTAAAAAAGTTATACCAACGCTTTCTAGATCTACTGTTTATAGTTCCTTGCGAACTTTAGCCGGAGCAGGATTAGTAAGGGTGCTTTCGATTAATGATAATGAAGTCAGGTACGACATTATAGTTGAAGACCATGGGCACTTTAAATGTGAAGCCTGTGAGACGATATATAACTTCCGCATCAATGTTGACATGCTAGTGAGCGAAGATTTGGCTAGCTTCAAAATCGATGACAAAAATGTATATTTCAAAGGTATCTGTCCGCGATGCCTTTCAAATATAAGTAAAACCAATTAA
- a CDS encoding topoisomerase DNA-binding C4 zinc finger domain-containing protein, which produces MVISYFEKTGTTIGPDGLLDEYAAHDFVQYSEDLLGVTLLAMSGRQHNDKDFWPAFLHDLKAASSSVTLYSPFTGVTRVSRLTDLFQAFLSRKVEVRVHCQPPLEQGTNLAEQAKIVIEKLKHLGVQVIERKGMHQKIAIIDDRIVWEGSLNVLSHRDTGEQMRRFEGAELAAEVTRNLEPAAEENKPNPRSTPPISRNSLASLQLDVAPGQCPQCAAKGYNSKLVKRSSRYGEFWGCSSCPRCEYIKR; this is translated from the coding sequence ATGGTGATCAGTTACTTCGAAAAAACTGGAACAACTATTGGTCCCGACGGCCTTTTAGACGAATATGCAGCGCACGATTTTGTGCAGTACTCGGAGGACTTGCTTGGGGTGACCCTCCTAGCCATGTCAGGACGACAGCATAACGATAAAGACTTCTGGCCAGCATTCTTGCATGACCTAAAGGCTGCCTCAAGTTCAGTGACCCTATATAGTCCCTTTACTGGAGTCACCCGGGTGAGCAGGTTGACTGACCTGTTCCAGGCATTCTTGAGCCGTAAAGTGGAGGTTCGGGTTCATTGCCAGCCACCTCTAGAACAGGGCACAAATTTAGCTGAGCAGGCCAAGATTGTCATTGAAAAGCTTAAGCACCTTGGTGTTCAGGTTATCGAGAGAAAGGGAATGCACCAGAAGATTGCCATTATCGATGACCGCATAGTTTGGGAAGGCAGCCTGAATGTACTTAGCCACCGCGACACCGGCGAGCAAATGCGACGTTTCGAAGGCGCCGAGCTGGCAGCAGAAGTAACCCGTAACTTGGAGCCCGCCGCAGAGGAAAACAAGCCTAATCCCAGGTCTACTCCGCCAATTTCACGAAACTCCCTTGCCAGTTTGCAATTAGACGTCGCGCCTGGGCAATGCCCACAGTGTGCCGCGAAAGGATACAATTCTAAACTCGTTAAGCGCAGTAGCAGGTACGGCGAGTTTTGGGGTTGCTCGAGTTGCCCGCGGTGTGAGTACATCAAGAGGTAG